Proteins found in one Deinococcus sp. Leaf326 genomic segment:
- the rplJ gene encoding 50S ribosomal protein L10, with protein MANEKNLQDLSGLKSSLSGVDTFYVVDYQGLSAGQLGKLRKDIREKGGQLIVAKNTLINIALQENGRDFTDALKGPSALVLAHEDPAGVAKALSDAAKGNDRGIPAIKGGFVEGKKVDVRIVERLASLGSKQSLQGELVGVLSAHLSSFVGILEAYREKLEGEGQSA; from the coding sequence GTGGCGAACGAAAAGAACCTGCAGGACCTCAGCGGCCTCAAGAGCAGCCTCTCGGGCGTCGACACCTTCTATGTTGTCGACTACCAAGGACTGAGCGCCGGCCAGCTGGGCAAACTGCGTAAAGACATCCGTGAGAAGGGTGGGCAGCTTATCGTTGCCAAGAACACCCTGATCAACATCGCCCTTCAGGAAAATGGCCGTGACTTCACGGACGCCCTGAAAGGCCCCAGCGCCCTCGTGCTGGCCCATGAAGACCCCGCCGGGGTTGCCAAGGCCCTCAGCGACGCGGCAAAGGGCAACGACCGGGGCATCCCGGCCATCAAGGGCGGCTTCGTCGAAGGCAAGAAGGTTGACGTGCGTATCGTCGAACGTCTCGCCAGCCTCGGCAGCAAGCAGAGCCTGCAGGGCGAACTGGTCGGTGTGCTCAGCGCTCACCTCAGCAGCTTTGTGGGTATCCTCGAAGCCTACCGCGAAAAACTCGAAGGCGAGGGCCAGAGCGCTTAA